One region of Duncaniella freteri genomic DNA includes:
- a CDS encoding alpha/beta hydrolase-fold protein, with protein MGILNLGIGGNCVVSGGLSEPAVKRFDRDVMGQSGLTGVVIYEGINDIGCSRNSEKTVGELIAAYESFISKAKAKGLKVYGGTITQLGNTDYWSEFHEAARRTVNDWIRTSGKFDGVIDFDAVIADPSNPLRMNPKYQFDWLHPNPAGYKAMGEAAARVLYPERFPAADENAELQGSVASTNIPEAVYPRVLSDGRAMFRIHAPEARDVKIDICGRKYDMNKDGKGYWTVTTDPLVVGFHYYFALVDGVSVIDPSSEAFFGCGRMAGGIEIPESTADAAYYTYNPDVAHGQVRECFYNSGIEKAPRRCYVYTPAEYETSPGKRYPVLYLQHGMGEDERGWHQQGMVANILDNQIASGKCRPMIVVMDYGNCGYIHGTRRGESRDQFGASFTPIMLNEIIPFIDSTFRTLSDRDNRAMAGLSWGGHQTLVTTLRNLDRFAHIGTFSGALFLDPSKITEVYDGVFADASSFNSKVRTFFMGKGSEENFASDKISAALTGAGINNVYYESAGTHHEWLTWRRCLNEFLPLLFR; from the coding sequence GTGGGCATTCTGAATCTTGGCATTGGCGGCAATTGCGTGGTGTCGGGAGGTTTGAGCGAACCGGCCGTGAAGCGTTTCGACCGTGACGTGATGGGACAGAGCGGTCTGACCGGAGTGGTGATTTATGAGGGAATAAACGATATAGGTTGCAGCAGAAATTCCGAAAAGACTGTGGGAGAGCTTATCGCAGCCTATGAGTCGTTTATATCTAAGGCAAAAGCCAAAGGGCTTAAGGTGTACGGCGGCACTATCACACAGCTTGGCAATACGGATTACTGGTCTGAGTTCCATGAGGCAGCACGCAGGACAGTGAACGATTGGATTCGTACAAGCGGAAAGTTCGATGGGGTTATCGACTTTGATGCCGTGATAGCTGATCCCTCCAACCCTTTGAGAATGAATCCTAAATACCAGTTTGACTGGCTTCATCCCAATCCTGCCGGCTACAAGGCGATGGGCGAGGCGGCAGCCAGAGTGCTTTATCCTGAAAGATTCCCGGCGGCTGACGAAAATGCCGAGCTTCAGGGCTCTGTAGCGTCAACCAATATCCCTGAGGCTGTATACCCCCGCGTGCTTTCTGACGGCAGGGCAATGTTCAGGATACATGCTCCCGAGGCAAGGGATGTCAAGATAGATATATGTGGCCGCAAGTACGACATGAATAAGGACGGCAAAGGCTACTGGACAGTGACAACTGATCCTCTGGTAGTTGGATTCCATTATTATTTTGCCCTTGTGGACGGTGTGAGTGTGATTGATCCATCAAGCGAAGCATTCTTCGGTTGCGGACGTATGGCAGGAGGCATTGAGATACCTGAAAGCACAGCTGACGCCGCCTATTACACATACAATCCTGATGTTGCTCACGGACAGGTGAGGGAATGTTTCTACAATTCCGGCATAGAGAAAGCTCCGCGCCGGTGTTATGTGTACACTCCGGCAGAGTATGAGACATCTCCAGGCAAGCGTTATCCGGTGCTCTACCTCCAGCATGGCATGGGTGAGGATGAGCGCGGATGGCATCAGCAGGGAATGGTAGCCAATATCCTTGACAATCAGATAGCTTCCGGAAAGTGCCGTCCGATGATTGTGGTGATGGACTACGGAAACTGCGGATATATCCACGGCACACGCCGTGGCGAGAGCCGTGACCAATTCGGAGCGAGCTTCACACCTATAATGCTCAATGAGATAATACCTTTCATTGATTCCACATTCCGCACTCTCAGTGATCGTGACAACCGTGCGATGGCAGGACTTTCGTGGGGCGGTCACCAGACACTTGTCACCACTCTCAGAAATCTTGACAGATTCGCCCACATAGGCACATTCAGCGGAGCATTGTTCCTCGATCCGTCGAAGATCACTGAGGTGTATGACGGAGTGTTTGCCGATGCATCTTCATTCAATTCAAAGGTCAGGACATTCTTTATGGGCAAAGGCTCGGAAGAGAATTTCGCAAGTGACAAGATAAGCGCGGCTCTTACAGGTGCAGGCATAAACAACGTGTATTATGAGTCGGCAGGGACGCACCATGAGTGGCTCACATGGCGCAGGTGTCTTAATGAGTTCCTTCCGCTTTTATTCAGATAA
- a CDS encoding glycoside hydrolase family 43 protein has translation MNHTSFSVIAACTLFAASSCGTSRQADVAPQADAAIFESFSYKGNDDFYAHNPLPDESSFYNPILPGWYSDPTICTNGEGDYFLATSTFTYVPGVPVFHSRDLVNWTKIGHVLTRESQLKNFRHQHVSGGIFAPDIKYNPANKTYYMITTNVGAGNFFVKTQDPFGEWSEPVYLPEVQGIDPSFFFDNDGRAYIVNNDDAPDYKPEYPGHRTVRIVEFDTETEKCIGERKIIVNKGCRPEEKPIWCEGPHIYNVDGTYYLMTAEGGTSGWHSEVIYRGKSPMGPFEPWEGNPILTQRDLDNNRPDPVTCAGHADLVKTAEGDWWAVFLACRPIDGDYENLGRETFMLPVKWTEDGWPYITKHGETIPMIVSRPGVTRTDSVTFGNFEWTDNFMSPSLDMEWHTLRGDAAGLYSLSAPVNHLTLKCSEIPTTEKDVAAFVGRRVQHHNYECTTHMVFEPADTCQHAGLVVMKDETHQYQFAKSRNDDGNIMVLRKIDENGSTDIASMPLDADVTGVDLRLVSKGKSYDFMFSTDRGDTWETLMSGVDARHTSTAAAGGFTGTLVGLYASKTRI, from the coding sequence ATGAATCACACTTCATTCAGTGTCATAGCAGCGTGCACATTGTTTGCGGCATCAAGTTGCGGGACGTCACGTCAGGCCGACGTGGCACCTCAGGCAGATGCTGCAATCTTTGAGTCGTTCTCCTATAAGGGCAACGACGATTTCTATGCACACAATCCTCTCCCCGATGAGAGTTCATTCTATAATCCTATACTTCCGGGATGGTATTCCGACCCTACGATATGCACCAATGGCGAGGGGGACTACTTCCTGGCGACTTCTACTTTCACTTATGTTCCGGGTGTTCCGGTGTTCCACAGCCGCGATCTGGTCAACTGGACTAAGATAGGGCATGTGCTCACCCGCGAGTCGCAGCTCAAGAACTTCCGTCACCAGCATGTGAGCGGAGGTATCTTTGCTCCGGATATAAAGTATAATCCTGCCAACAAGACATATTATATGATCACCACCAATGTGGGTGCAGGAAACTTTTTTGTGAAGACCCAGGACCCGTTTGGCGAATGGAGCGAACCGGTGTATCTTCCGGAGGTGCAGGGTATCGATCCGTCATTCTTCTTTGACAATGACGGTCGCGCATATATCGTGAACAATGATGATGCGCCCGATTATAAACCCGAGTATCCGGGACACCGCACAGTGAGAATCGTAGAGTTCGATACAGAGACTGAGAAATGTATCGGCGAGCGCAAGATAATCGTCAACAAAGGTTGCCGTCCAGAGGAGAAACCGATATGGTGTGAAGGACCACATATATATAATGTGGACGGCACCTATTATCTGATGACAGCAGAGGGTGGCACCAGCGGATGGCACAGCGAGGTGATATATCGCGGCAAGTCGCCTATGGGACCGTTCGAGCCTTGGGAGGGCAACCCCATCCTCACCCAGCGTGACCTTGACAACAACCGCCCAGATCCTGTGACCTGTGCCGGACATGCCGACCTTGTAAAGACTGCCGAGGGGGACTGGTGGGCAGTGTTTCTCGCATGCCGTCCTATAGATGGCGACTATGAGAATCTCGGCAGAGAGACATTCATGCTCCCGGTGAAATGGACTGAGGACGGATGGCCTTACATCACAAAGCATGGCGAGACCATCCCTATGATCGTGTCGCGTCCGGGTGTGACCCGTACCGATTCGGTTACATTCGGCAATTTTGAATGGACCGACAATTTTATGTCTCCGTCGCTTGATATGGAGTGGCACACACTTCGTGGCGATGCAGCCGGGCTGTACTCTCTCTCGGCCCCTGTCAACCATCTTACCCTAAAGTGTTCCGAGATCCCGACCACCGAGAAGGATGTGGCAGCTTTCGTGGGCCGTCGTGTTCAGCACCACAACTATGAATGTACCACTCATATGGTGTTTGAGCCTGCCGATACATGTCAGCATGCCGGTCTCGTGGTGATGAAGGATGAGACACACCAGTATCAGTTTGCCAAGTCACGCAATGATGACGGCAATATTATGGTGCTAAGGAAGATTGACGAGAACGGATCCACCGATATCGCAAGCATGCCCTTGGATGCCGATGTCACAGGAGTGGATCTGCGTCTGGTGTCAAAGGGCAAGAGCTATGACTTTATGTTCTCCACCGACCGTGGCGACACATGGGAGACACTCATGTCGGGTGTGGACGCGCGCCACACATCCACAGCCGCTGCCGGAGGCTTCACAGGCACACTCGTAGGACTCTACGCATCAAAGACAAGAATCTAA
- a CDS encoding glycosyl hydrolase 115 family protein, with protein MSAFVSQALDHPGITSPELSAGRFTLVEASIPVSVCVDPSDNSAVQIAAKNLCEDFGLVTGNDAAMVSVPEGRRLVIAGTVGTPLVDRLIKDGKISSSELKGKNEKYVMTVVAAPFAGVEEALVIAGSDRRGTVYGIYELSEQIGVSPWYDWADVPVSHHDNLSMEKGTYTAGEPAVKYRGIFLNDEAPCLTGWVKNTYGTGYGDHRFYERVFELILRLRGNFMWPAMWGWAFYADDAENGPTADRMGVIIGTSHHEPMGRNHQEWARNRKNYGAWNYATNKKVLDKFFAEGVARAKGTEDVITIGMRGDGDEAMSAEADVKLLEKVIDNQRRIIKKESGRPAKETPQVWALYKEVLDYYDAGLRVPDDVTLLLCDDNWGNVRRLPNEKERKHPGGWGMYYHVDYVGAPRNSKLLNCTPIQNMWEQMQLTYDYGVDRLWILNVGDLKPMEYPITLFLDMAWNPHRYDASSLLEHTEKFCAQQFGEENAAEAARILNLLCKYNGRVTPEMLDSRTYSIENGEWRKVADQYARLEAEALRQYMSIAPESRDAYQQIILFPLQLMGNLYDMYYAQAMNNKLYKNGDPEANLWADRVEACFKRDAELMNYYNKVMSGGKWDGMMTQKHIGYKSWNDAFEADTLPEIHRVEVSEGNGGGYTFSPSDGYVSIEAQHYYKAVNPKSDARWTVMPHMGRTLSGLSVMPYTEPVDGAKLEYSMMLPEGVKEVKVLVVLKSTLAFANLEGHRYSIGFKGEEPKEVNYNGDLNEAPKNIYSVFYPTVARRVVEKSVRLQVPSHKAGEPVVLELSPLDPGVVFEKIVVDFGGYKTSYLHGEESPRRVAE; from the coding sequence ATGTCGGCTTTTGTCTCGCAGGCTCTTGATCATCCCGGTATCACCAGTCCGGAATTGTCGGCAGGAAGGTTTACTCTTGTCGAGGCATCCATACCGGTAAGTGTGTGTGTCGATCCGTCGGATAACAGTGCTGTACAGATCGCAGCGAAGAATCTCTGTGAGGATTTCGGGCTTGTTACCGGCAATGATGCTGCTATGGTCAGTGTTCCCGAGGGTAGGCGACTGGTGATAGCAGGGACTGTAGGAACTCCTTTGGTCGACAGGCTCATAAAGGATGGCAAAATCAGCAGCAGTGAACTGAAAGGGAAGAATGAGAAATATGTCATGACCGTAGTGGCTGCGCCTTTTGCCGGTGTGGAAGAGGCATTGGTGATAGCCGGAAGCGACCGTCGCGGTACTGTGTATGGAATATATGAACTGTCGGAGCAGATAGGTGTGTCACCATGGTATGACTGGGCTGATGTGCCTGTTAGCCATCACGATAATCTCTCTATGGAGAAGGGCACATACACAGCAGGGGAGCCGGCTGTGAAATATCGTGGAATATTCCTCAATGACGAGGCTCCCTGCCTGACCGGATGGGTTAAGAATACTTATGGGACAGGATATGGCGACCATAGGTTCTATGAGCGAGTGTTTGAGCTCATACTGCGTCTGCGCGGCAATTTCATGTGGCCTGCCATGTGGGGATGGGCTTTTTATGCCGATGATGCGGAGAATGGTCCTACTGCCGACCGCATGGGTGTCATCATCGGGACATCTCACCATGAGCCTATGGGGCGCAACCATCAGGAGTGGGCGCGCAATCGTAAGAATTATGGGGCATGGAATTATGCCACAAACAAGAAAGTACTTGACAAATTCTTTGCTGAGGGCGTGGCGCGGGCAAAGGGCACCGAGGATGTCATAACTATAGGTATGCGTGGTGACGGTGACGAGGCAATGAGTGCCGAGGCAGATGTCAAGCTGCTTGAAAAGGTTATTGACAATCAGCGTCGTATCATAAAGAAGGAATCGGGACGTCCGGCGAAGGAGACTCCGCAAGTGTGGGCTCTTTATAAAGAAGTGCTTGATTATTATGATGCCGGCCTCAGGGTGCCTGACGATGTGACACTTCTGTTATGTGATGACAACTGGGGTAATGTGCGCCGTCTTCCTAATGAAAAGGAGCGTAAACATCCAGGCGGTTGGGGCATGTACTACCATGTCGACTACGTGGGAGCTCCGCGTAACAGCAAACTCCTGAATTGCACTCCTATCCAGAACATGTGGGAACAGATGCAGCTTACATATGATTATGGTGTGGACCGTCTGTGGATACTGAATGTGGGTGACCTCAAGCCTATGGAATATCCTATCACACTGTTTCTTGACATGGCATGGAACCCGCACCGCTATGATGCTTCCTCATTGCTTGAGCATACGGAGAAGTTCTGTGCCCAGCAGTTTGGCGAGGAGAATGCAGCCGAGGCGGCTCGCATACTCAATCTTCTGTGCAAATACAACGGCAGAGTGACCCCTGAAATGCTTGACAGCAGGACGTACTCTATTGAGAATGGAGAGTGGCGCAAAGTGGCTGACCAATATGCCCGCCTTGAGGCAGAGGCTCTTCGCCAATATATGTCAATTGCTCCTGAGAGTCGTGACGCATATCAGCAGATAATCCTGTTCCCGCTCCAGCTTATGGGCAATCTCTATGACATGTACTACGCACAGGCAATGAACAACAAGCTGTATAAGAATGGCGACCCTGAAGCCAATCTGTGGGCCGACCGCGTGGAAGCCTGCTTCAAGAGAGATGCAGAGCTTATGAATTATTATAACAAGGTCATGTCAGGTGGTAAATGGGACGGCATGATGACACAGAAGCATATAGGCTACAAGTCGTGGAATGATGCATTTGAGGCTGACACTCTTCCTGAGATACATAGAGTGGAGGTGTCTGAAGGGAACGGTGGCGGATATACGTTCTCTCCGTCAGACGGATATGTTTCCATCGAGGCACAGCATTATTATAAGGCTGTAAATCCGAAGAGCGATGCGCGATGGACTGTGATGCCTCACATGGGCAGGACTTTGAGCGGCTTGTCGGTGATGCCTTACACCGAGCCTGTTGATGGTGCGAAACTTGAATATTCGATGATGCTGCCTGAGGGTGTCAAGGAGGTGAAAGTCCTTGTGGTGCTTAAGTCGACTCTTGCGTTTGCCAATCTTGAAGGCCACCGCTATTCCATAGGATTCAAAGGAGAAGAGCCAAAGGAGGTCAACTACAACGGAGATCTTAATGAGGCTCCGAAGAACATATACAGTGTGTTCTATCCTACAGTGGCACGCCGTGTGGTGGAGAAGAGTGTGAGATTGCAGGTGCCGTCGCATAAGGCTGGTGAACCTGTTGTGCTTGAACTCTCCCCGCTTGATCCCGGGGTGGTGTTTGAGAAGATAGTCGTTGATTTCGGCGGTTATAAGACATCGTATCTGCATGGGGAGGAGTCCCCTCGCCGTGTGGCTGAATAA
- a CDS encoding sialate O-acetylesterase has translation MKRSNPDFHVYLCLGQSNMEGNARYESCDTAGISPRFHMMAAVDMPGKGRLKGRWYTAQPPLARGNTGLTPADYFGRELVKSLPEKVEVGVINVAVGGCRIELFDPINCADHIKGQPDWLKSTVRNYDNNPYQRLIDMARAAQADGVIKGILLHQGESNTGDAEWPVKVKNLYERILADLDLRAEDVPLLAGEMLSAEKGGKCASMSKIINTLPEVIPTAHVVSADGCDGAPDGLHFTAEGYRLLGKRYAQAMLPLLKK, from the coding sequence ATGAAGAGATCCAATCCCGATTTCCATGTGTATCTATGCCTCGGACAGTCAAACATGGAGGGCAATGCAAGGTACGAAAGCTGTGATACAGCCGGTATAAGCCCGCGCTTCCATATGATGGCGGCTGTGGATATGCCCGGCAAGGGAAGGCTGAAAGGGAGATGGTACACTGCACAGCCTCCGCTGGCACGTGGCAACACCGGGCTGACACCTGCCGACTATTTCGGCAGGGAGCTTGTGAAGTCTCTTCCTGAGAAGGTGGAAGTAGGTGTCATAAATGTGGCTGTGGGCGGATGCCGCATCGAGCTTTTTGACCCGATCAACTGCGCCGACCACATAAAAGGGCAGCCTGACTGGCTGAAGTCGACTGTCAGGAATTATGACAACAATCCTTATCAGCGTCTGATCGACATGGCGCGTGCCGCACAGGCCGACGGTGTCATCAAAGGGATTCTTCTTCATCAGGGAGAGTCCAATACCGGCGATGCGGAATGGCCTGTCAAGGTGAAGAATCTTTATGAGAGAATTCTCGCCGATCTTGACCTTCGTGCCGAGGATGTGCCTCTGCTTGCCGGAGAGATGCTGTCAGCCGAGAAAGGGGGCAAGTGTGCATCCATGAGCAAAATCATCAACACATTGCCCGAAGTGATACCTACTGCCCATGTGGTGTCGGCGGATGGATGTGACGGTGCGCCTGACGGGCTGCATTTCACAGCCGAGGGGTATCGCCTGCTCGGAAAGCGTTACGCCCAGGCGATGTTGCCTCTGCTTAAGAAGTAG
- a CDS encoding two-component regulator propeller domain-containing protein has product MRYLLLLINLLISFNVYAYNTTNDVRALRLFNDLNIVSTQYYDFCLDHSGYLWIASSSGLVRFDGSNIEVFRHDDDVTGSISSNTVNKVMCDSHGNIWVGTADGLYSFDPKTETFTLVPIPADGLNGYIIDLTEQADGTIVFMVSGVGLFVVDKSSGKPEGVKLGYSQEHSEMNSLISTLDGGLITGNHNGDLFRIWANGNMKRYSISHDFFIGLRKETDESILAFTTHGIWRINPSTMDTTPIDISSLGETPINNICIGKDGTVYIATNGNGLWAMETGGSSIQPILNLYNPGLNINKSNIGTVYMAPDGNLWIGCNYHGVLLAPSTPMPFKYYPLSPMLKDFHGGISATAADKDGLWLAFERGEAVHMSHNHEILHHLRLPSDHEIRSMGIGGDGMLYAVTSNDALWQINPATCTHKRLLDINRSCIRYYTTIGGVISRHCSSE; this is encoded by the coding sequence ATGCGATATTTACTACTCCTGATTAACCTTCTAATATCGTTCAATGTATACGCATACAATACCACTAACGATGTCAGGGCTTTACGGCTATTCAATGATCTCAACATAGTCTCGACTCAATATTACGATTTCTGCCTTGACCATAGCGGATATCTGTGGATAGCATCCTCATCCGGTCTCGTTCGGTTCGATGGCTCCAACATAGAAGTGTTCAGGCACGACGACGATGTTACTGGCTCCATAAGCAGCAACACTGTCAATAAGGTGATGTGCGACTCTCATGGCAACATATGGGTCGGCACCGCTGATGGATTATATAGCTTCGACCCGAAAACCGAGACATTCACCCTTGTGCCAATCCCCGCCGACGGACTCAACGGCTATATCATCGACCTTACAGAGCAGGCCGACGGCACCATCGTATTCATGGTCTCGGGAGTGGGATTATTTGTTGTCGACAAATCATCAGGAAAACCTGAAGGGGTGAAACTGGGGTATTCTCAGGAACACTCCGAGATGAACTCGCTCATATCAACCCTCGACGGAGGTCTTATTACAGGCAACCATAACGGAGACCTCTTCAGAATATGGGCTAACGGCAACATGAAGCGTTACAGCATAAGCCACGACTTCTTCATAGGGCTACGTAAAGAGACCGATGAGTCAATTCTTGCATTCACCACCCATGGCATATGGCGCATCAACCCATCCACAATGGACACCACCCCGATCGACATATCATCACTCGGTGAAACACCAATAAACAATATCTGCATCGGCAAGGACGGCACAGTCTACATAGCAACCAACGGAAATGGGCTGTGGGCGATGGAAACAGGTGGAAGCTCAATACAACCGATACTCAATCTCTATAACCCAGGACTCAATATAAACAAAAGCAATATCGGCACCGTATACATGGCTCCTGACGGAAACTTATGGATCGGCTGCAATTATCACGGAGTGCTGCTCGCTCCTTCCACACCTATGCCATTCAAATACTATCCGCTGTCGCCAATGCTAAAGGACTTCCACGGCGGCATCTCGGCAACCGCAGCCGATAAGGACGGACTATGGCTGGCATTCGAGAGAGGCGAAGCTGTGCACATGTCACACAATCATGAGATACTCCATCATCTGCGTCTGCCATCCGATCACGAAATCCGTTCGATGGGCATAGGCGGCGACGGTATGCTATACGCCGTTACATCTAACGACGCACTATGGCAAATAAATCCAGCCACCTGTACCCACAAACGCCTACTCGACATAAACCGCTCATGTATAAGATATTACACAACAATCGGGGGGGTGATTTCCAGACACTGTTCCTCGGAATGA
- a CDS encoding hybrid sensor histidine kinase/response regulator transcription factor, with protein sequence MYKILHNNRGGDFQTLFLGMRGDGVLKYDLVTGEETLFTTKNQGEDRLHNNWIASTYIDSQSRLWVGLFSGLACYDIQADTFKIINQTPYIKGSCNAFGEMHDGNILIGTSNGLLIYNPDNDKVLKSMTSIDGLVDNHVRTIEIDSKGRAWIGTYHGITYFDPSTGRLTSLQGGYGLSEITVMHSAYNKETDRMFLIGNLGYTQFNPSSITPVKFTAPIAVTGVYINGRKITESHMTNGRQTIITDSLSRCHRINISHKDNNLVLRLSPMDFRDPSNLIYEWMIDNDSDGSWITTRSGNSSIVIPDLDPGTHTLLIRAVDNDVYSDTSELTIYVSPPWYLTTIAKIFYLLVVMSILALIYILIQKQNNEKINEAKVRFFMNISHEIRSPVTCIINPLQTLLRKNHDQETTAMLKTMQRNADRILSLANQLLELRKIDKGKKRLSMQKTELKGFALELVELFRPVAEKKSIEISLDAPYEIPDLWVDRTNFDKVLVNLITNAIKYTPDGGRIVVRLSTGTDAVLGNCANISVIDTGIGLDQKNISRIFDRFYQGQGSGSASGFGVGLDLARQLVTLHHGTLTAANRNDGIKGSVFTVQLPLGKAHLQPEEIAIDDTSPLSVHPVTVTPRQLNEDTISTDKTDDPISKSRKRHIGRRILIVDDDTELRRYMCMHFSRNDKVFEASNGVEAKKILLSHKVDIVVSDVVMPEIDGLELLKAIKSNSETTHMPVILLSSRIDIADRMAGWDRGADGYIGKPFDVTELDAMINNLIDNRLRLKGKFSGAQDTDKKMVISDIKGNDEILMDKIMKAINSRIDDPQLNVEELGIEVGISRAHLHRKMKELIGMTPSDFIRNVRLRKACEILKKPDVDITQVAYKLGFTSQPHFSTAFKKFTGVTPSEYRSHNAE encoded by the coding sequence ATGTATAAGATATTACACAACAATCGGGGGGGTGATTTCCAGACACTGTTCCTCGGAATGAGAGGCGACGGCGTTTTAAAATACGATCTCGTGACCGGAGAGGAAACCCTGTTCACCACAAAGAACCAGGGAGAGGACAGGCTTCACAACAATTGGATCGCTTCGACCTACATCGACTCACAGTCACGACTATGGGTAGGACTGTTCAGCGGACTTGCCTGTTATGATATCCAGGCGGACACGTTCAAGATAATCAACCAGACACCCTACATAAAAGGTTCGTGCAACGCATTCGGAGAAATGCATGATGGAAACATCCTCATCGGAACCAGCAACGGACTTCTCATATACAATCCCGACAACGATAAGGTCCTTAAATCCATGACCTCAATTGACGGTCTGGTTGACAATCATGTGCGCACCATAGAGATAGACTCCAAGGGAAGAGCCTGGATCGGCACATATCATGGTATCACATACTTCGATCCATCGACAGGCAGACTGACATCGCTTCAAGGAGGCTACGGACTCTCTGAAATAACAGTGATGCACTCAGCCTACAATAAGGAGACGGACCGCATGTTCCTGATCGGTAATCTCGGATACACACAGTTCAACCCATCAAGCATCACTCCTGTAAAATTCACTGCTCCAATAGCTGTAACCGGAGTCTATATAAATGGAAGAAAAATCACAGAGTCACATATGACCAACGGCAGGCAGACAATCATAACCGACTCTCTGTCAAGATGCCACCGCATAAACATCTCACACAAGGACAACAACCTCGTGTTGCGCCTGTCACCAATGGATTTCCGTGACCCGTCAAATCTCATTTATGAATGGATGATAGACAATGACTCTGATGGCTCATGGATAACAACTCGTTCAGGAAACAGTTCCATAGTGATCCCCGACCTCGACCCCGGTACCCATACCCTTCTGATCCGGGCTGTTGACAATGACGTATACTCCGACACCTCCGAACTGACCATCTACGTCTCACCTCCATGGTACCTGACCACGATAGCCAAAATATTTTATCTACTTGTAGTCATGAGCATTCTCGCTCTCATTTACATACTCATACAGAAACAGAACAATGAGAAAATCAATGAAGCGAAAGTAAGGTTCTTCATGAATATATCACATGAGATACGTTCTCCTGTGACATGCATCATCAACCCTTTGCAGACCCTCCTACGTAAGAATCACGACCAGGAGACCACAGCCATGCTGAAAACGATGCAACGCAACGCCGACAGAATCCTAAGCCTTGCCAACCAGCTGCTCGAACTGCGAAAAATTGACAAAGGCAAGAAACGCCTGTCCATGCAGAAGACTGAACTTAAAGGATTCGCATTGGAACTGGTAGAACTATTCCGTCCTGTGGCTGAGAAAAAATCAATCGAAATCAGCCTTGACGCCCCTTATGAGATTCCCGATCTGTGGGTTGACCGCACAAACTTTGATAAAGTTCTGGTCAATCTCATAACCAATGCCATAAAATACACCCCCGATGGAGGCAGAATCGTAGTCCGACTAAGCACAGGAACCGACGCTGTATTAGGCAATTGCGCAAATATTTCGGTAATCGACACCGGCATCGGACTTGATCAGAAAAACATCTCTCGAATCTTCGACCGTTTCTATCAGGGACAAGGCTCCGGATCGGCGTCAGGCTTCGGTGTCGGGCTTGATCTCGCACGCCAACTCGTAACCCTCCACCACGGCACACTCACCGCTGCCAACAGAAACGACGGCATAAAAGGCAGTGTATTCACTGTGCAACTTCCTTTAGGCAAAGCTCATCTGCAACCCGAAGAGATAGCCATTGACGACACATCACCACTTTCCGTACATCCGGTGACTGTGACTCCGCGACAACTCAACGAGGACACGATATCCACCGACAAGACCGATGACCCGATAAGCAAGTCGCGCAAAAGACACATCGGACGCCGCATACTCATAGTCGACGATGACACGGAACTGCGCAGATACATGTGCATGCATTTCTCACGCAACGACAAAGTATTTGAAGCCTCCAATGGCGTTGAAGCCAAAAAGATTCTTCTAAGCCATAAGGTCGACATTGTGGTAAGCGATGTGGTTATGCCCGAAATAGACGGCCTTGAGCTGCTTAAAGCCATTAAATCCAACTCAGAGACCACCCATATGCCGGTGATACTCCTAAGTTCGCGCATCGACATTGCCGACAGGATGGCTGGATGGGACAGAGGTGCCGACGGTTACATCGGCAAGCCTTTCGACGTGACCGAACTTGACGCCATGATCAACAATCTTATCGACAATCGTCTGAGGTTAAAAGGAAAATTCTCCGGAGCCCAGGACACTGACAAAAAAATGGTGATATCCGACATCAAAGGCAATGACGAGATCCTCATGGATAAAATCATGAAAGCCATAAACAGCCGTATAGACGACCCTCAGCTAAACGTTGAGGAACTTGGCATCGAAGTCGGCATATCCAGGGCACATCTCCATCGAAAGATGAAAGAGCTTATAGGAATGACCCCAAGTGACTTCATACGCAACGTGCGTCTGCGAAAAGCTTGTGAAATTCTCAAAAAGCCCGATGTAGACATAACTCAAGTGGCTTACAAACTCGGCTTCACATCCCAGCCTCATTTTTCAACAGCATTCAAAAAATTTACTGGAGTGACCCCATCCGAATACCGCTCGCACAACGCGGAATGA